Proteins encoded in a region of the Streptomyces sp. NBC_01298 genome:
- a CDS encoding DNA gyrase/topoisomerase IV subunit A — protein sequence MARRSTKTPPPEDFEEKILDIDVVDEMQGSFLEYAYSVIYSRALPDARDGMKPVHRRIVYQMNEMGLRPDRGYVKCARVVGEVMGKLHPHGDASIYDALVRMAQPFSMRLPLVDGHGNFGSLGNDDPPAAMRYTESKMADAASLMTDGIDEDTVDFAANYDGQEREPVVLPAAYPNLLVNGASGIAVGMATNMAPHNLGEVIAAARHLIRYPDADLEALMRFVPGPDLPTGGRIVGLSGIKDAYENGRGTFKIRATVALEDVTPRRKGLVVTELPFTVGPEKVIAKIKDLVGSKKLQGIADVKDLTDRSHGLRLVIEIKNGFHPEAVLEQLYKLTPMEETFGINNVALVDGQPLTLGLKELLEVYLDHRFEVVRRRSEFRRGKRQSRLHLVEGLLVALLDIDEVIRIIRDSDNSAQAKERLMERFSLSEIQTQYILDTPLRRLTRFDRIELESERDRLAGEIDELTGILDSDSELRKLVSAELAAVSKKFGTERRTVLLESAGTPVAAVPLEVEDTPCRVLLSSTGLLARTPNAEPLPEEEGGARAKHDLIVSQVAATARADIGVVTSYGRLLRLSVIDLPQLPDTHAAPNLAGGAPVTEFLSGLEADEKVVCLTSLDESGQGLALGTEQGVVKRVVPDYPANKDELEVITLKDGDRIVGAVELRTGEEDLVFITDDAQLLRYPAGQVRPQGRPAGGMAGIKLADGTKVIHFSAVDPAREAVVFTVAGSHGTLDDSMQSGKLTPFDQYPRKGRATGGVRCQRFLKGEDVLLLAWAGGSPVRAAAANGTPALLPAVDPRRDGSGTALPSVVGALAGAAL from the coding sequence ATGGCCCGCCGCAGCACGAAGACCCCGCCGCCGGAGGATTTCGAGGAGAAGATCCTCGACATCGACGTCGTCGACGAAATGCAGGGCTCCTTCCTCGAGTACGCGTACTCGGTGATCTACTCCCGCGCCCTGCCCGACGCCCGCGACGGCATGAAGCCGGTGCACCGGCGCATCGTCTACCAGATGAACGAGATGGGCCTGCGCCCCGACCGCGGCTACGTGAAGTGCGCCCGTGTCGTCGGCGAGGTCATGGGCAAGCTGCACCCGCACGGCGACGCGTCGATCTACGACGCCCTCGTGCGCATGGCGCAGCCCTTCTCCATGCGGCTCCCTCTGGTCGACGGCCACGGCAACTTCGGCTCGCTCGGCAACGACGACCCGCCGGCCGCGATGCGGTACACCGAGTCGAAGATGGCCGACGCGGCCTCGCTGATGACGGACGGGATCGACGAGGACACCGTCGACTTCGCCGCGAACTACGACGGCCAGGAGCGCGAACCGGTCGTCCTGCCGGCGGCGTACCCGAACCTGCTGGTCAACGGCGCGTCCGGCATCGCCGTGGGCATGGCCACCAACATGGCCCCGCACAACCTCGGCGAGGTCATCGCGGCCGCCCGCCACCTGATCCGCTACCCGGATGCGGACCTGGAAGCGCTGATGCGCTTCGTACCGGGTCCCGACCTGCCCACCGGCGGCCGGATCGTGGGCCTCTCGGGCATCAAGGACGCCTACGAGAACGGCCGCGGCACCTTCAAGATCCGCGCCACGGTGGCCCTGGAGGACGTGACCCCGCGCCGCAAGGGGCTGGTCGTCACCGAACTGCCCTTCACGGTCGGCCCCGAGAAGGTCATCGCGAAGATCAAGGACCTGGTCGGCTCGAAGAAGCTCCAGGGCATCGCGGACGTCAAGGACCTCACGGACCGCTCGCACGGCCTGCGCCTCGTCATCGAGATCAAGAACGGCTTCCACCCCGAGGCCGTCCTGGAGCAGCTGTACAAGCTGACGCCGATGGAGGAGACCTTCGGCATCAACAACGTCGCGCTGGTCGACGGGCAGCCGCTGACGCTGGGCCTCAAGGAGCTGCTGGAGGTCTACCTCGACCACCGCTTCGAGGTCGTGCGCCGGCGCAGCGAGTTCCGCCGCGGCAAGCGGCAGAGCCGCCTGCACCTCGTCGAGGGCCTGCTCGTGGCCCTGCTCGACATCGACGAGGTCATCCGGATCATCCGGGACAGCGACAACTCCGCGCAGGCCAAGGAGCGCCTGATGGAGCGCTTCTCGCTGAGCGAGATCCAGACCCAGTACATCCTGGACACCCCGCTGCGCCGGCTCACCCGCTTCGACCGGATCGAGCTGGAGTCCGAGCGCGACCGGCTGGCCGGCGAGATCGACGAGCTGACCGGGATCCTGGACTCCGACAGCGAGCTGCGCAAGCTGGTCTCGGCGGAACTGGCCGCGGTGTCGAAGAAGTTCGGCACGGAGCGCCGTACGGTGCTGCTGGAGTCGGCGGGGACGCCGGTCGCGGCGGTACCGCTGGAGGTCGAGGACACCCCCTGCCGGGTGCTGCTGTCCTCCACCGGACTGCTGGCCCGCACGCCGAACGCCGAGCCGCTCCCCGAGGAGGAGGGCGGCGCCCGCGCCAAGCACGACCTGATCGTCTCGCAGGTCGCGGCGACCGCCCGGGCGGACATCGGCGTGGTCACCTCGTACGGGCGGCTCCTGCGGCTGTCGGTGATCGACCTGCCGCAACTGCCCGACACGCACGCCGCGCCGAACCTGGCGGGCGGCGCCCCGGTCACGGAGTTCCTCTCCGGACTGGAGGCGGACGAGAAGGTCGTCTGCCTGACCTCGCTGGACGAGTCCGGGCAGGGCCTGGCGCTCGGCACCGAGCAGGGCGTGGTCAAGCGGGTCGTGCCGGACTATCCGGCCAACAAGGACGAGCTGGAGGTCATCACCCTCAAGGACGGTGACCGGATCGTCGGCGCGGTCGAACTGCGCACGGGCGAGGAGGACCTCGTCTTCATCACCGACGACGCCCAGCTGCTGCGCTACCCGGCCGGCCAGGTACGCCCGCAGGGCCGCCCGGCGGGCGGTATGGCGGGCATCAAGCTCGCGGACGGCACCAAGGTGATCCACTTCTCGGCGGTGGACCCGGCGCGCGAGGCCGTGGTGTTCACGGTGGCCGGCTCGCACGGGACGCTGGACGACTCGATGCAGTCCGGGAAGCTCACCCCGTTCGACCAGTACCCGCGCAAGGGAAGGGCCACCGGCGGCGTGCGCTGCCAGCGCTTCCTGAAGGGCGAGGACGTCCTGCTGCTGGCCTGGGCGGGCGGATCCCCGGTCCGCGCGGCCGCGGCGAACGGCACCCCGGCCCTGCTGCCGGCCGTCGACCCGCGCAGGGACGGCTCGGGCACGGCCCTGCCGTCCGTGGTCGGCGCCCTGGCGGGGGCCGCGCTGTAG
- a CDS encoding restriction endonuclease, translated as MSRRAGGLISDWAEAQRRTQQTQLIQQREAERRQRTYERDVARGQRQQQAAYKQHREAEARRTTERLDAQVASLQGLLAAGCRAPAFRLAGLVRPERLEPFDPGTLAHPVPLPQLHHFQQQSSGWTLGSNRRAQAEREAHARYTQAWQAAQAAEAQRQQQLAAYRQQYDRWAAEQLAGIRGHNGGLTELAAALRAGDAEAAVEYFSAALYASAGWPENLPRQVSAAYDPARRQLVLDWELPGYEVVPEAKSVRYVPSTDQDKETARPATQRRAVYRDLLAQCVLLVVRDLYAADEFGVLESVVVNGFVDAHDPVTGREAQLVLASVSAARSAFTGLRLELVSAVDCLVEGLGGQLSTRPDQSAAVRPERRPGEVGGVVSHGGHAGRVEDQEEDEPDLFAMDPIAFENLVAELFRAMGMEAVTTQRSGDGGVDIEANDPSPITGGRIVVQVKRYRNTVSPTAVRDLYGTVQDKGANKGVLVTTATFGPTSYTFANGKPLELVPGAALVELLHQHGLRGRLGPGAAPSIPAQRAAEPEPATDHNVLGMSWAGSVALDVCALVCEGSRVLSEDHFVFFNNPNTPDGSVRTHAHAAPDKAALLVAFDALPQRADRLVLVAAIDPEVNPHADLAGFTDARIRLLGAAGEELGRLEVSDGRAGETALVLGSFRRRPGGDWDFVLGGKGYRDGLAPLLGDFGIEVA; from the coding sequence ATGAGTCGTCGGGCGGGCGGATTGATCAGTGACTGGGCGGAAGCCCAGCGCCGGACGCAGCAGACGCAGCTGATCCAGCAGCGCGAGGCCGAACGCCGGCAGCGGACGTACGAACGGGACGTGGCCCGGGGTCAGCGCCAGCAGCAGGCCGCCTACAAACAGCACCGCGAGGCCGAGGCCCGGCGGACGACCGAGCGGCTCGATGCCCAGGTCGCGTCCCTGCAGGGGCTGTTGGCCGCCGGCTGCCGGGCCCCGGCGTTCCGGCTGGCCGGCCTCGTCAGGCCCGAGCGGCTCGAACCCTTCGATCCCGGGACCCTGGCACACCCCGTGCCGCTGCCGCAGCTGCACCACTTCCAGCAGCAGAGCAGCGGCTGGACGCTGGGCTCGAACCGGCGGGCGCAGGCGGAGCGGGAGGCGCACGCCCGGTACACGCAGGCCTGGCAGGCGGCTCAGGCCGCGGAGGCGCAGCGGCAGCAGCAGCTGGCGGCGTACCGGCAGCAGTACGACCGTTGGGCGGCCGAGCAGCTCGCCGGGATCCGCGGGCACAACGGCGGGCTCACCGAGCTGGCCGCGGCGCTGCGCGCGGGCGACGCCGAGGCCGCGGTGGAGTACTTCTCGGCGGCCCTGTACGCCTCGGCCGGCTGGCCGGAGAACCTGCCGCGACAGGTGTCGGCGGCCTACGACCCCGCACGGCGCCAGCTCGTACTGGACTGGGAACTGCCCGGCTACGAGGTGGTGCCGGAGGCCAAGTCGGTGCGGTACGTGCCTAGCACGGACCAGGACAAGGAGACGGCCCGCCCGGCCACGCAGCGGCGGGCGGTCTACCGGGACCTGCTGGCGCAGTGCGTGCTGCTGGTGGTGCGCGATCTCTACGCCGCCGACGAGTTCGGCGTACTGGAGTCGGTCGTCGTCAACGGTTTCGTGGACGCCCACGATCCGGTGACGGGACGGGAAGCACAGCTCGTACTGGCCTCGGTGTCGGCGGCGCGGTCCGCCTTCACCGGGCTGCGGCTGGAGCTGGTGAGCGCGGTGGACTGCCTGGTCGAGGGGCTGGGCGGGCAGTTGTCCACGCGGCCGGACCAGTCGGCCGCCGTCCGCCCGGAACGCCGGCCCGGCGAGGTCGGCGGTGTCGTCAGCCACGGCGGGCATGCGGGCCGGGTCGAGGACCAGGAGGAGGACGAGCCGGACCTCTTCGCGATGGACCCGATCGCCTTCGAGAACCTGGTCGCGGAGCTGTTCCGGGCGATGGGCATGGAGGCGGTGACCACGCAGCGGTCCGGTGACGGCGGCGTGGACATCGAGGCGAACGACCCGTCCCCGATCACGGGCGGCCGGATCGTGGTGCAGGTCAAGCGCTACCGCAACACCGTGTCACCGACGGCGGTCCGGGATCTCTACGGCACGGTGCAGGACAAAGGGGCGAACAAGGGGGTGCTGGTCACCACCGCGACCTTCGGGCCCACCTCGTACACCTTCGCCAACGGCAAGCCGCTGGAGTTGGTTCCCGGGGCCGCGCTCGTGGAGCTGCTGCACCAGCACGGGCTGCGCGGCCGTCTCGGCCCGGGCGCGGCGCCCTCGATACCGGCCCAGCGGGCGGCCGAACCGGAGCCCGCCACGGACCACAACGTGCTCGGCATGTCCTGGGCGGGGTCGGTCGCGCTGGACGTGTGCGCGCTGGTCTGCGAAGGCAGCCGGGTGCTGAGCGAGGACCACTTCGTGTTCTTCAACAACCCGAACACCCCGGACGGTTCGGTACGGACCCACGCGCACGCGGCGCCCGACAAGGCGGCGCTGCTGGTCGCCTTCGACGCGTTGCCGCAGCGGGCCGACCGGCTGGTCCTCGTCGCGGCGATCGACCCCGAGGTCAATCCGCACGCCGATCTGGCCGGCTTCACCGACGCCCGGATCCGGCTGCTGGGGGCGGCCGGGGAGGAGCTCGGCCGGCTGGAGGTCTCCGACGGCCGCGCCGGCGAGACCGCCCTGGTCCTGGGATCCTTCCGGCGCCGCCCGGGCGGCGACTGGGACTTCGTCCTGGGCGGCAAGGGCTACCGGGACGGCCTGGCACCCCTGCTCGGCGACTTCGGCATCGAGGTCGCCTGA
- a CDS encoding CobW family GTP-binding protein, whose amino-acid sequence MNSIPVVVLAGFLGSGKTTLLNHLLGNRGGTRIGVVVNDFGSIEVDAMSVAGQVGDSMVSLGGGCLCCAVDGSELDAYLEKLADPVHRIDVIVIEASGLAEPQEMVRMLVANENPAVRYGGMVHVVDAAEFDATRARHPETDRHLAVADLVVLNKTDRIDAAERTRIETALAALCAPGIPVVGADHGRIDPELLFDRRPWTETRGQLSFEDLLAQADDHTHEGDHTGHTHAAYASTEFVSEEALSPRRFIDFLDRRPPGLYRIKGSVHFGVPGHEERYEVHAVGRFLRFAPHPWGRGEPRLTQLVLIGSGTDGPALLRELESCREPEPWRAGPESMWGVLRYVDRPPAPDPEPDPDPDPDPDPEPDPEPEPDPEGDPEDF is encoded by the coding sequence GTGAACAGCATCCCCGTCGTCGTCCTCGCCGGATTCCTCGGATCCGGCAAGACGACCCTCCTCAACCACCTCCTCGGCAACCGGGGCGGCACCCGGATCGGGGTCGTCGTCAACGACTTCGGCTCCATCGAGGTCGACGCGATGTCGGTGGCGGGCCAGGTCGGCGACTCGATGGTCTCCCTCGGCGGCGGCTGCCTGTGCTGCGCGGTGGACGGCAGCGAACTGGACGCCTACCTGGAGAAGCTCGCCGACCCCGTCCACCGCATCGATGTGATCGTCATCGAGGCGAGCGGGCTGGCGGAGCCGCAGGAGATGGTCCGGATGCTCGTCGCCAACGAGAACCCGGCCGTCCGCTACGGCGGCATGGTGCACGTCGTCGACGCGGCGGAGTTCGACGCGACCCGGGCCAGGCACCCCGAGACGGACCGGCACCTCGCCGTCGCCGACCTGGTGGTGCTCAACAAGACGGACCGGATCGACGCCGCCGAACGCACCCGGATCGAGACCGCGCTCGCCGCGCTCTGCGCCCCGGGGATCCCGGTCGTCGGCGCGGACCACGGGCGGATCGACCCGGAACTGCTCTTCGACCGCCGCCCCTGGACCGAGACGCGCGGCCAGCTGTCCTTCGAGGATCTGCTGGCCCAGGCCGACGACCACACGCACGAGGGTGATCACACGGGTCACACTCACGCGGCCTACGCCAGCACGGAGTTCGTCTCCGAGGAGGCCCTCAGCCCGCGCCGGTTCATCGACTTCCTCGACCGCCGCCCGCCCGGCCTCTACCGGATCAAGGGCTCCGTCCACTTCGGAGTCCCCGGCCACGAGGAGCGGTACGAGGTCCACGCGGTCGGCCGCTTCCTCCGCTTCGCCCCGCACCCCTGGGGCCGGGGCGAACCTCGCCTGACGCAGCTCGTCCTGATCGGCTCGGGCACCGACGGCCCCGCCCTGCTCCGCGAGCTGGAGAGCTGCCGCGAACCGGAGCCGTGGCGTGCCGGGCCGGAATCCATGTGGGGCGTCCTGCGCTACGTCGACCGCCCGCCGGCGCCGGACCCGGAGCCGGACCCGGACCCGGACCCGGACCCGGACCCGGAGCCGGACCCGGAGCCGGAGCCGGACCCGGAGGGTGACCCCGAGGACTTCTGA
- a CDS encoding citrate synthase, protein MDGRSMNTTVAPAESPRGLAGVVVTETELGDVRGREGFYHYRQYSAVELAGSRTFEDVWHLMFRGALPADAAERAAFTAEIAPLRRLPAEVRDALPALARATALSGPLAGLRTALSLLGASAGFRPVYDLTPERRAADALAACAAVPTLLTALHRLGQGLEPVEPRDDLPYAANYLYMLTGRDPEPVRARAVERYLISTIDHGFNASTFTARVIASTGADVAACLTGAIGALSGPLHGGAPSRALDTLDAIGTTDRIDPWIRERVLAGDRIMGFGHPVYRTEDPRSRMLRGIALRFGGPLVDFAVEVERHVEAILAELKPGRELHTNVEFYAGVVMELCGLPREMFTPTFCAARVVGWSANVLEQAADPKIIRPAARYTGPTPPQPVPALG, encoded by the coding sequence ATGGATGGTCGATCCATGAACACCACCGTCGCACCCGCCGAAAGCCCCCGCGGACTCGCGGGAGTCGTGGTCACCGAGACCGAGCTCGGTGACGTCCGAGGCCGTGAGGGCTTCTACCACTACCGCCAGTACTCCGCCGTCGAGCTCGCCGGGAGCCGCACCTTCGAGGACGTGTGGCACCTGATGTTCCGCGGCGCGCTGCCGGCCGACGCCGCCGAGCGGGCCGCGTTCACCGCCGAGATCGCCCCGCTGCGCCGCCTCCCCGCCGAGGTGCGGGACGCCCTGCCCGCCCTGGCCCGCGCCACCGCCCTCTCCGGCCCGCTCGCCGGACTGCGCACGGCGCTCTCGCTGCTCGGCGCCTCCGCCGGCTTCCGCCCGGTCTACGACCTGACCCCCGAACGCCGCGCCGCCGACGCGCTGGCCGCCTGCGCCGCGGTACCGACCCTGCTCACCGCCCTGCACCGGCTCGGCCAGGGGCTGGAACCGGTGGAACCGCGGGACGACCTCCCGTACGCGGCCAATTACCTCTACATGCTCACCGGGCGCGACCCCGAGCCGGTCAGGGCCCGCGCGGTCGAGCGGTACCTGATCTCCACGATCGACCACGGCTTCAACGCCTCCACCTTCACCGCCCGCGTGATCGCCTCCACCGGCGCCGACGTCGCTGCCTGCCTCACCGGGGCGATCGGCGCGCTCTCGGGCCCGCTGCACGGCGGCGCCCCCAGCCGGGCCCTGGACACCCTGGACGCCATCGGCACGACGGACCGGATCGATCCGTGGATCCGCGAGCGGGTCCTCGCGGGAGACCGGATCATGGGCTTCGGACACCCCGTCTACCGCACCGAGGACCCGCGCTCGCGGATGCTGCGCGGGATCGCCCTGCGGTTCGGCGGCCCGCTCGTGGATTTCGCCGTGGAGGTCGAGCGGCACGTCGAGGCGATTCTCGCCGAGCTCAAGCCGGGCCGGGAGCTGCACACCAACGTGGAGTTCTACGCGGGCGTGGTCATGGAACTGTGCGGGCTGCCGCGCGAGATGTTCACGCCGACCTTCTGCGCGGCCCGCGTGGTCGGCTGGAGCGCGAACGTCCTGGAGCAGGCCGCCGACCCGAAGATCATCCGACCGGCCGCCCGCTACACCGGCCCGACCCCGCCCCAGCCGGTCCCCGCCCTCGGCTGA
- a CDS encoding citrate synthase, with protein MNDEPGGRRIGTREAARLLGVKPATVYAYVSRGQLTSRRDPVGRSSSFDAREVEALAARSRREAAGPSGSASAGELSVRTALTLIESGHYYFRGVDAVELASRYRYEEVAEWLWTGTLMSGARFTAPPESLAAARRAVAALPEHSGPIDRLRVAVAAAAVADPLRFDLSKPSVLGSARALIPTLVGALPEVGPAQWGGDGRLSRQLWPRLSALDPDPDALAVLDLALALLTDHDLAASTLAVRVAASARAHPYAVVSAGLGALEGPLHGAAGRLAHRMLVEVLERGGAAPVVAEYLRAGRRVPGLGHRLYEAEDPRATALFARLEPLAQAGPALGAAREVAAVMARHGGGLYPNVDLALAVLTVSCGMAPEAGETVFAVARTAGWIAHALEEYEERPLRMRPSGQYHGPRPPQPLP; from the coding sequence ATGAACGACGAGCCCGGTGGGCGAAGGATCGGTACCCGGGAGGCGGCCCGGCTGCTGGGGGTGAAGCCCGCGACCGTGTACGCGTACGTCAGCCGCGGTCAGCTCACGAGCCGCCGCGACCCGGTCGGGCGCTCCAGCAGTTTCGACGCCCGCGAGGTGGAAGCCCTGGCCGCGCGCAGTCGGCGCGAGGCGGCGGGGCCCTCCGGTTCCGCCTCCGCCGGCGAGCTCTCCGTACGCACCGCGCTCACCCTCATCGAGTCCGGCCACTACTACTTCCGTGGCGTCGATGCCGTGGAGCTGGCCTCGAGGTACCGCTACGAGGAGGTCGCCGAGTGGCTCTGGACGGGGACCCTGATGTCGGGGGCCCGGTTCACCGCTCCCCCGGAGTCCCTCGCCGCGGCCCGGCGTGCGGTCGCCGCGCTGCCCGAGCACAGCGGTCCGATCGACCGGCTGCGGGTGGCCGTCGCCGCCGCGGCGGTCGCGGACCCGCTGCGCTTCGACCTGTCCAAACCGTCCGTACTGGGCTCCGCGCGCGCCCTGATCCCCACCCTGGTCGGCGCCCTGCCCGAGGTGGGCCCGGCGCAGTGGGGCGGGGACGGCCGCCTCTCCCGGCAGCTGTGGCCCCGGCTCTCCGCCCTGGACCCCGATCCCGACGCGCTGGCCGTACTGGACCTGGCCCTGGCCCTGCTGACGGACCACGACCTGGCCGCCTCGACCCTGGCCGTACGGGTGGCCGCGTCGGCGCGCGCGCATCCGTACGCGGTGGTCTCGGCCGGGCTCGGCGCACTCGAAGGCCCCCTGCACGGAGCGGCGGGGCGGCTCGCGCACCGGATGCTGGTGGAGGTGCTGGAACGGGGCGGGGCGGCCCCGGTGGTGGCGGAGTACCTGCGGGCCGGGCGCCGGGTGCCCGGGCTCGGGCACCGGCTGTACGAGGCCGAGGACCCGCGGGCGACGGCGCTGTTCGCGCGGCTGGAGCCGCTGGCGCAGGCCGGGCCGGCGCTGGGCGCGGCGCGCGAGGTGGCCGCGGTGATGGCCCGGCACGGCGGCGGCCTGTACCCCAATGTGGACCTGGCGCTGGCGGTGCTGACGGTCTCGTGCGGGATGGCCCCGGAGGCCGGGGAGACCGTCTTCGCGGTGGCCCGTACGGCCGGATGGATCGCGCACGCACTGGAGGAGTACGAGGAGCGCCCGCTGCGGATGCGACCGAGCGGGCAGTACCACGGGCCCCGCCCGCCACAGCCGTTGCCGTGA
- a CDS encoding glycoside hydrolase family 13 protein: MADFPLPENAADWWRSAAIYQVYVRSFADGDGDGTGDLAGVRARLPYLSELGVDALWFTPWYLSPLADGGYDVADYRTIDPAFGTLAEAEKLIAEARELGIRTIVDIVPNHVSDQHAWFKAALAAGPGSPERELFHFRPGRGEHGELPPGDWPSQFNGAATWTRVPDGEWYLHLFTPEQPDLNWDHPAVRREHEEVLRFWFERGVSGVRIDSAALLAKDPALPDLAGRSPEPWPGEVHPYIDRDDLHTIYRSWRAIADEYGGIFVGEVWLPDSERFARYLRPDELHTAFNFSFLSCPWDAGRLRTSIEETLAEHAPVGAPATWVLCNHDVTRTVTRYGRADTGFDFATKAFGTPADLALGTRRARAAALLSLALPGAVYVYQGEELGLPEADIPLGRIQDPMHFRSGGTDPGRDGCRVPLPWTAEPWNEPWLPQPADWPAYAADRQAGDPDSMLTLYRTALGLRRDAAGFGGGSLEWLPAPAGVLAFARPDGLVCVANLSPEPVPLPAHTSLLLSSSALGADGLLGQDAAVWLRT; the protein is encoded by the coding sequence GTGGCTGACTTTCCCCTGCCCGAAAACGCCGCCGACTGGTGGCGCTCGGCCGCCATCTACCAGGTGTACGTACGGAGCTTCGCCGACGGCGACGGGGACGGCACCGGTGACCTCGCGGGCGTCCGGGCCCGCCTCCCCTACCTCTCCGAACTGGGCGTCGACGCCCTGTGGTTCACCCCCTGGTACCTCTCCCCGCTCGCCGACGGCGGCTACGACGTCGCCGACTACCGCACCATCGACCCCGCCTTCGGCACCCTCGCCGAAGCCGAGAAGCTCATCGCCGAGGCCCGCGAACTGGGCATCCGCACCATTGTCGACATCGTCCCGAACCACGTGTCCGACCAGCACGCCTGGTTCAAGGCCGCCCTCGCCGCCGGCCCCGGCAGTCCCGAGCGGGAGCTCTTCCACTTCCGCCCGGGCCGCGGGGAGCACGGCGAACTGCCGCCGGGGGACTGGCCCTCGCAGTTCAACGGCGCCGCCACCTGGACGCGGGTACCGGACGGGGAGTGGTACCTGCACCTCTTCACGCCCGAGCAGCCCGACCTCAACTGGGACCATCCCGCCGTCCGCCGGGAACACGAGGAAGTGCTGCGGTTCTGGTTCGAGCGCGGAGTGTCCGGCGTACGGATCGACTCCGCGGCCCTGCTCGCCAAGGACCCGGCCCTGCCCGACCTGGCCGGCCGCTCGCCCGAGCCGTGGCCCGGCGAGGTGCACCCGTACATCGACCGCGACGACCTGCACACCATCTACCGCTCGTGGCGGGCCATCGCCGACGAGTACGGGGGCATCTTCGTGGGCGAGGTGTGGCTGCCGGACTCCGAGCGGTTCGCCCGCTACCTGCGCCCCGACGAACTGCACACCGCCTTCAACTTCTCCTTCCTCAGCTGCCCGTGGGACGCCGGCCGGCTGCGCACCTCCATCGAGGAGACCCTGGCCGAGCACGCCCCCGTCGGAGCCCCGGCCACCTGGGTGCTGTGCAACCACGACGTGACCCGCACGGTCACCCGCTACGGGCGCGCCGACACCGGCTTCGACTTCGCCACCAAGGCCTTCGGGACCCCCGCCGACCTGGCCCTCGGTACTCGCCGGGCCCGCGCCGCCGCGCTGCTGAGCCTCGCCCTGCCCGGCGCCGTCTACGTCTACCAGGGCGAGGAACTCGGGCTTCCCGAGGCCGACATCCCCCTCGGCCGGATCCAGGACCCCATGCACTTCCGGTCCGGCGGCACCGACCCCGGCCGGGACGGGTGCCGGGTCCCGCTGCCGTGGACCGCCGAGCCCTGGAACGAGCCCTGGCTGCCCCAGCCCGCGGACTGGCCGGCGTACGCCGCGGACCGCCAGGCCGGGGACCCGGACTCGATGCTCACCCTCTACCGGACGGCACTGGGCCTGCGCCGGGACGCGGCCGGCTTCGGCGGCGGATCGCTGGAGTGGCTGCCCGCGCCGGCCGGAGTGCTCGCCTTCGCCCGCCCCGACGGGCTGGTCTGCGTGGCCAACCTGTCCCCGGAGCCGGTCCCGCTGCCGGCCCACACGAGCCTCCTGCTGAGCAGCTCCGCCCTGGGTGCGGACGGGCTGCTCGGTCAGGACGCGGCGGTCTGGCTGCGGACCTGA
- a CDS encoding carbohydrate ABC transporter permease, protein MSERTLISPAQLGRPRGKAVYWTVLALVVIGFTVVFLGPLYWMVVNGLKSTAEFTQVPPTVVPDSLHPDNYSAAWEVMDLAKLLFNTLYYAFGALAFQLVLDVAAAYSLSKLRPVFGKAVLGMMLATLMIPATVLVVPQYLTVLDMPLIQRNLLNTPWVIWLPSVTNAFNIFLLKRFFDSIPGEILDAASIDGASSLRTLRSVVLPMSRPILGVVSIFAIVGVWKDFLWPMLTLPDPALQTLNVGIYSLSRGVPENHLVAALAMASAPTLIIFLIFQRNIMSGLTAGSLKG, encoded by the coding sequence ATGTCAGAGCGCACGCTCATATCGCCGGCCCAGCTCGGCCGTCCCCGGGGCAAGGCCGTCTACTGGACCGTCCTGGCCCTGGTGGTGATCGGCTTCACGGTCGTCTTCCTCGGGCCCCTCTACTGGATGGTCGTCAACGGCCTCAAATCCACGGCGGAGTTCACCCAGGTCCCGCCGACCGTGGTGCCGGACTCCCTGCACCCCGACAACTACTCGGCGGCCTGGGAGGTCATGGACCTCGCCAAGCTGCTGTTCAACACCCTCTACTACGCGTTCGGCGCCCTGGCCTTCCAGCTCGTCCTCGACGTGGCCGCGGCCTACTCGCTGTCCAAGCTCCGGCCGGTCTTCGGCAAGGCCGTCCTCGGCATGATGCTGGCCACGTTGATGATCCCGGCCACCGTCCTCGTCGTACCGCAGTACCTCACGGTCCTGGACATGCCGCTCATCCAGCGGAACCTGCTCAACACGCCCTGGGTGATCTGGCTGCCCTCGGTCACGAACGCCTTCAACATCTTCCTTCTGAAACGATTCTTCGACTCCATCCCGGGCGAGATCCTCGACGCCGCGTCCATCGACGGCGCCTCCTCCCTGCGCACCCTTCGCTCCGTGGTCCTGCCGATGTCCCGGCCGATCCTCGGCGTCGTGTCGATCTTCGCCATCGTCGGGGTCTGGAAAGACTTCCTCTGGCCCATGCTCACCCTCCCCGACCCGGCCCTGCAGACGCTCAACGTCGGCATCTACTCGCTCTCCCGGGGAGTGCCCGAGAACCATCTCGTCGCCGCACTCGCGATGGCCTCGGCGCCCACGCTCATCATCTTCCTGATCTTCCAGCGCAACATCATGAGCGGCCTGACGGCGGGCTCCCTCAAGGGGTGA